The nucleotide window GGCCGGACGTCCTGGTGCCAGCTGCTGGATGCCGTCCGTCTCGGGCCTGAGGACGACGTCGCCGAGGTCACGGCCACCCAACTCCGCCGTGTGGTCACGGACCTGATCGAGATGGGTCGCTGGCACTTCGGTGACCGCGACATCCCCATCGTCTTCGACGCTGGCTACGACGCCCGCGCATGGCCCACCTCCTCGACGGCCTCCCGATCGAGGTGCTGGGACGGATGCGCTCCGACCGCGTCATGCGACGGCCGACTCCATCGCTCAAGGAGTACGCCCTGTCCTATCCCCAGGGCGGGCGACCGCCGAAGCACGGCAAGGAGTTCCGCTTCGCCAAGCCGGAGACCTGGGGCGAGCCGGACGTGGCAACCGTGCAGGTCACCGACCGGTACGGCGCCGCCCGCGCGATGGCCTGGGACCGCATCCACCCCCGTCTGACCACCCGCTCCGCCAGGATCGACCACGTCGGCGAACTCCCCATCATCGAGGGTACGCTGATCCGCCTCCAGGTCGACCGCCTGCCCGGCGGAGGCGACCCGCTTCCGCTCTGGCTGTGGTCGTCCGCCACCGGCCTGAACAGCGAGGACGTCGACGTGCGCTGGCAGGCGTTCCTGAGGAGGTTTGACATCGAGCACCTCTTCAGGCTGATGAAACAGACCCTCGGGTGGACCCGTCCGAAGCTGTGAATCCCCGAGGCCGGCGAGCGCTGGACCTGGCTGATCATCGCCGCCCACACCCAGATCCGCCTTCTGCGCGAGGCCGCCGCCGAACCAGCGGGCCGCCACCCGCTACGACGTGGGCAAAACCGTGAAACGACCCGAGAGCCTCATCGAACGAAGCCGGCTCAGACCATAAAGAACAAGCTAAGCGCTCGCTGCGATCTCTCGGCTTGGTGTCGGTGGTGGTGAGAGTCGGTGGGGCTGGTCCCGGGGTGGAGGGATTCGGTGCTGATCAGTGGGGTCTTCAGGGTGGGGCTGGCGCTGTCACAAGGTGAGAGATTTCGCGTGGGTATTGCTGTCGTGGGGCTTTATCGCATGCTGGGTGATGCTGTCTCAGGTTCACGAGTTCTTACGCGGTGAGGTGGGCAGGCCGGTGTGATCGGGTGGTGAATCAAGAGGTAAGGGCCGGCCGGGGGCTGGGTTGCCCAGGGCGTTGGTGGTGCCTCGTCTGCTGGAGCGGCAGCAGGCGGGGGAGTTGTCGACGCGGCATGTGCGTGCGGTCGCTGAGACGGTGGGTGTTTCGGAGCGTACGGTCTGGCGCTGGCTGGAGCAGGCGAAGGCGACCGGGCGGGCAGAGGCCCCGGTCCGGCAGGGATGCGCGGTGTCGGACGAGGTGTGGGAGCTGCTGGGTGAGGCGGGGGCAATGTCTCGAAGCTGAGGCGTCGGCTGGTGGCTGCCGGCGGTGAGGTGCCAGTTCCGTCGATGTCGACGTTGTGCTGGATGATCCGCAGGGACCGTCGGGCGGGGCGGACTTTGCTGCACGCTGGCCACCCTCCGGGTGGAACCCTGGTGCGCAGTCAGCAGAAACCGTAGGCGGGCCCCGGTGCTGGAGGGAATGGGCCGGGTACGCAACGCACGCTCCAACCCCTGCGCGATCTCTCCCAAGTCTGGCCTCCAAGCAGCTAGCCGCCAGGGCCAGCTTCCTGGGGCCCAGCGTCTCGTCCGGCGTCGGCTACGTGAGCCCGCATGAGCGCCGCCGAGGGAGCCCGCGTCGCGACGGCGCGTGTCACGCCCAGGCCACGCCCAGCTCCCGCAGCGCGTGCAACTGCTCGGGGGTGAGTTTGCCCCGCCTGGATCTGGTGTTGGAGACCCATACGCCCAGCTTCACGACCGCCGGCTCCGCCTCACTGCCGCCCTCGCCGTCAATGGTGATCTCTTCGCTGTGGCCGCGGGGCACTGGCCGATCGCCTTCCCGCTCCACCCACTGTGCGAGGGCTGCCAGGCCCCGCTGGAACGCCTGCTGGGCTTTACTGGGGCCCGTGGGCGCGCGCTTCGTTGCCGGAGCGGGAGAGGGCACCTCAGCAGGCTGTACACCCAACCTGGACAGCCGCCGCTGCTGCTGCTCGGTGGACAGCTGCGCCCAGGTGGCCGGATCCTTCTGCCGCTGGAGCCACTTGCCGAGGTCGTCGCCGTCGAAGAGCACTCCGGGCGGGATGTCCGGCAGGTGGCCGTCGGCGTCGACCAGGTCCGCCAGGATGCGGTGGTGGCGTTGCCAGTCCAGCGGCCAGGGGCAGTTCCAGTCCTCATCGATCGCGACCAGCTGCTCCGCGCGCACGGCGGCCCGCTCCGCGTCCTTGCCGAGACCGCCTTTGCGGCGGAGGTTGGCCATCAGCTGCCCGATAGGCACCATCGCCTCGCCCTCGCCCCAGACCGCATCCTGCCGCGGGGCGAGATGCCCGGTGGCCCGCCGGTACGAGCGGAGCGCGGCGAGCTTGGCCTCCCACGCTTCCTCGCCCGGCTCCCAGACCATCCCGGCCTCCGGCGCGTCCAGGAGGACCTTGCGCCGGTCCTCCAGCTCCCCGGCCCGCAGGGCTTTGCGCTGCTGGTGCACCCACCGCCCGAGTGGGAAATTCTTCGTGACGCCGACCTCGGTCTCCGTGTCGTACGGGACGGCGTGCAGGCCGGTGATCTCGTTCTCCGCCCGCCACCGCAGCAGGGCCTGGTAGCCCTCCAGCCACACCAGCGATTCCGGCCGGTAGACGCGGGTGCGCAGGAACGCGGCGACCGTGGCCGCGTCGCGGGGGGAGGAGAAGTGCAGCAGCGCCGACTCGACGGCGGCCTGCGTGTCGTCCTGCTCCTGGTCCTTGCCGTCGCCTTC belongs to Streptomyces sp. NBC_01454 and includes:
- a CDS encoding helix-turn-helix domain-containing protein; protein product: MPRLLERQQAGELSTRHVRAVAETVGVSERTVWRWLEQAKATGRAEAPVRQGCAVSDEVWELLGEAGAMSRS